A window of Blastomonas sp. SL216 contains these coding sequences:
- a CDS encoding DUF559 domain-containing protein, producing the protein MRDGSSQGQQQFLRTRAKAMRSEPTDAELKLWQILRGKRLSGYKFKRQVPIDRYIADFVCFSHRLIIEADGSQHDESPHDSVRDAYLRHQGFAVLRFWNYDILTNDEGVADMILAEMARIEGGQSLLPLSPTPLPRGERGFQ; encoded by the coding sequence ATGCGGGACGGTTCCAGTCAAGGCCAACAGCAGTTCCTGCGCACGCGTGCAAAGGCCATGCGCAGCGAACCGACTGATGCCGAACTGAAGCTCTGGCAAATTCTGCGCGGCAAACGTCTTTCGGGTTACAAGTTCAAGCGCCAGGTGCCGATCGATCGCTACATTGCCGATTTCGTGTGCTTCTCCCACAGGCTGATTATTGAGGCAGATGGCTCACAGCACGATGAAAGCCCGCATGACAGTGTTCGCGACGCCTATCTGCGCCACCAGGGTTTCGCCGTCCTGCGTTTCTGGAACTACGATATTCTCACCAACGATGAAGGCGTTGCAGACATGATCTTGGCAGAGATGGCACGGATTGAAGGTGGTCAGAGCTTGCTCCCCCTCTCCCCAACCCCTCTCCCGCGGGGGGAGAGGGGCTTTCAATGA
- the lpdA gene encoding dihydrolipoyl dehydrogenase, with the protein MAETFDLIVLGSGPGGYVSAIRAAQLGLKVAIVERERLGGICLNWGCIPTKALLRTSEIFHYMTHAGNYGLTAEKVGFELEKIVARSRAVSGQLNAGVKGLMKKNKITVVEGTGKLTGKGKLTVTQGDQTRELEAKEIIVATGARARDLPFAKADGKHIWTYRHAMTPTEMPSKLLVIGSGAIGVEFASFYSDMGAEVTIVEMLDRILPVEDADVSAFMEKALKKQKMTILTGAGVEALADNGKGVTARIKTKDGKSEEHQFSHAIVAIGIVPNTEDIGLEALGVETNRGHIVVDGFGQTNVPGIRAIGDVTGPPWLAHKASHEGIIAVEHIAGKNPHPFETWNIPGCTYSRPQVASVGLTEAKAKEAGHEVKVGNFPFIGNGKAIALGEAEGFIKTVFDAKTGELLGAHMIGAEVTELIQGYVIARQLETTEEELMHTVFAHPTLSEMMHEGVLSAYGRAIHF; encoded by the coding sequence ATGGCTGAAACCTTTGACCTCATCGTGCTGGGCTCCGGCCCTGGCGGCTATGTTTCGGCGATCCGTGCGGCGCAATTGGGCCTCAAGGTCGCGATTGTCGAGCGCGAGCGGCTGGGCGGCATCTGCCTCAACTGGGGCTGCATCCCCACCAAGGCGCTGCTGCGCACCTCGGAAATCTTCCACTACATGACCCATGCGGGCAATTACGGCCTCACCGCCGAGAAGGTCGGGTTTGAGCTCGAAAAGATCGTCGCGCGCAGCCGCGCCGTCTCCGGCCAGCTCAACGCAGGCGTCAAGGGCCTGATGAAAAAGAACAAGATCACCGTGGTCGAAGGCACCGGCAAGCTGACCGGCAAGGGCAAGCTGACCGTGACCCAGGGTGACCAGACCCGCGAGCTGGAGGCCAAGGAGATCATCGTCGCCACCGGAGCCCGCGCGCGTGACCTGCCGTTCGCCAAGGCCGATGGCAAGCACATCTGGACCTATCGCCACGCGATGACCCCGACCGAAATGCCCAGCAAGCTGCTGGTCATCGGATCGGGTGCGATTGGTGTCGAGTTCGCCAGCTTCTACAGCGACATGGGCGCCGAGGTGACCATCGTCGAGATGCTCGACCGCATCCTGCCGGTGGAAGACGCCGATGTCAGCGCGTTCATGGAAAAGGCGCTGAAGAAGCAGAAGATGACGATCCTGACCGGTGCAGGCGTCGAAGCGCTGGCCGATAACGGAAAGGGCGTCACCGCCAGGATCAAGACCAAGGACGGCAAGAGCGAGGAGCATCAATTCAGCCACGCCATCGTCGCGATCGGCATCGTGCCCAACACCGAGGATATCGGGCTGGAGGCGCTGGGCGTCGAGACGAACCGCGGCCATATCGTCGTCGACGGCTTCGGCCAGACCAACGTGCCCGGCATCCGCGCGATCGGCGATGTCACCGGCCCGCCCTGGCTGGCGCACAAGGCGAGCCACGAGGGGATCATCGCGGTCGAACATATCGCGGGCAAGAATCCGCACCCGTTCGAAACCTGGAACATCCCCGGATGCACCTATTCGCGCCCCCAGGTCGCCAGCGTTGGCCTCACCGAGGCCAAGGCCAAGGAAGCTGGGCACGAGGTCAAGGTCGGCAACTTCCCCTTCATCGGCAACGGCAAGGCGATCGCGCTGGGCGAGGCCGAAGGCTTCATCAAGACCGTGTTCGACGCCAAGACCGGCGAACTGCTGGGCGCGCACATGATCGGCGCGGAAGTGACCGAACTGATCCAGGGCTATGTCATCGCCCGCCAGCTCGAAACCACCGAGGAAGAGCTGATGCACACGGTCTTCGCGCATCCGACGCTGAGCGAGATGATGCACGAGGGTGTGTTGTCAGCTTATGGGAGGGCGATCCATTTTTGA
- a CDS encoding DUF4019 domain-containing protein: MATLMTDDPWSLTEKEKQTLRLIVRGHDAKSIARALDLSVHTINERLRDARRKMAVSSSREAARLLLAAEGGEAPLVPGPENLGDNAIGDDLRAPTADQDTAPIPGAERRARFPILTGVLMTLALGLLALATLPFNTATLSTGTLAPTQVAFQDAGQDATSEPVNPEVVNAARAFLTLIEQKNWQASYAATGTAFRKLNTLQVWTQVSEEVHARYGATVSRTLLSQQKLPAPPAGYEVVKFRTVYANKQQAVETVTLDREDGKWVVVGVTVG, translated from the coding sequence ATGGCAACGCTGATGACGGATGATCCCTGGTCGCTGACCGAGAAGGAAAAGCAGACGCTGCGGCTGATCGTGCGCGGGCACGACGCCAAGTCGATCGCCCGCGCGCTCGACCTGTCGGTGCACACGATCAACGAGCGGCTGCGCGACGCGCGGCGCAAGATGGCAGTATCGAGCAGCCGCGAAGCCGCGCGCCTGCTGCTGGCGGCGGAAGGCGGCGAAGCGCCTCTGGTGCCGGGCCCCGAAAACCTGGGGGACAACGCAATCGGGGATGATCTCCGCGCACCGACCGCCGATCAGGACACAGCTCCGATCCCCGGTGCGGAGCGGCGGGCCCGCTTTCCGATCCTCACAGGAGTTCTCATGACCCTCGCCCTCGGCCTGCTGGCCCTCGCCACCCTGCCCTTCAACACCGCCACCCTCAGCACCGGCACCCTTGCCCCGACCCAGGTGGCATTTCAGGATGCGGGGCAGGATGCGACGTCGGAGCCGGTGAACCCCGAAGTGGTCAACGCCGCCCGCGCCTTCCTTACACTGATCGAACAGAAGAACTGGCAAGCCAGCTACGCCGCCACCGGCACCGCCTTCCGCAAGCTCAACACGCTGCAGGTCTGGACCCAGGTCTCCGAAGAGGTCCACGCCCGCTACGGTGCCACCGTCTCGCGCACCCTGCTCAGCCAGCAAAAACTCCCCGCCCCGCCCGCAGGCTATGAAGTCGTCAAGTTCCGCACGGTCTATGCGAACAAGCAGCAGGCGGTGGAAACGGTGACGCTCGACCGCGAGGATGGCAAGTGGGTCGTGGTGGGGGTTACGGTAGGGTGA
- a CDS encoding amidohydrolase family protein: protein MKTFAQLISAALAASALTVSALAVSVAAQEAPKRTVITAAKMIDVATGKVTEFPAIFTENGRITGIADARTVRWGADVSHIDLSGKTLLPGLIDMHVHLDSSPTYGGYNSLQFTDRFWSFVAAANARAMLDAGFTTVRNVGSEGYNDVALKQAIGEGWAVGPRVVPAAHALGATGGHCDQTYLPPSFAAKSPAVGDGPVELRQKVREQRKYGAEVIKVCATGGVFSRNTEPGQQQLSEEELRAIADEAHQWGLRVAAHAHGAAGIKAAIRAGIDTIEHASLVDDEGIRLAAERKQPVWFSMDIFNTDYTQAEGAKNGVMEDNLRKDREVAQIQRDNFRKAHRAGVKMVFGSDAGVMPHATAGGQFKVMVEYGMTPLEAIRAATMNAAEALGKSTDVGAIAVGRYADIIAVDGDPLADVRELESVDAVVQGGVRIR, encoded by the coding sequence ATGAAGACATTTGCTCAGTTGATCTCGGCGGCGCTCGCCGCGTCGGCTCTCACGGTTTCGGCTTTGGCCGTTTCGGTCGCTGCGCAGGAGGCTCCCAAGCGGACGGTGATCACCGCGGCGAAGATGATCGATGTCGCCACCGGCAAGGTGACCGAGTTCCCCGCGATCTTCACCGAGAATGGCCGCATCACCGGAATCGCCGATGCGCGCACGGTGCGCTGGGGGGCGGACGTGAGCCATATCGACCTGTCGGGCAAGACGCTGTTGCCCGGGCTGATCGACATGCACGTGCATCTCGACAGCTCGCCCACCTATGGCGGCTATAACAGCCTGCAGTTCACCGACCGCTTCTGGAGCTTCGTTGCCGCCGCGAACGCGCGCGCGATGCTCGATGCCGGGTTCACCACGGTCCGCAATGTGGGCTCCGAAGGCTATAATGATGTCGCGCTGAAACAGGCGATCGGCGAGGGCTGGGCCGTGGGGCCGCGCGTTGTTCCTGCGGCGCATGCCTTGGGCGCGACCGGCGGGCATTGCGACCAGACCTATCTTCCTCCCTCGTTCGCGGCCAAATCGCCTGCGGTCGGCGACGGCCCGGTCGAGCTGCGCCAGAAGGTGCGCGAGCAGCGCAAGTACGGCGCTGAGGTGATCAAGGTCTGCGCCACCGGCGGGGTGTTCTCGCGCAATACCGAGCCGGGCCAGCAGCAGCTTTCCGAAGAGGAACTGCGCGCGATTGCCGATGAGGCGCATCAATGGGGCCTGCGCGTCGCGGCGCACGCGCATGGCGCGGCGGGCATCAAGGCGGCGATCCGCGCAGGGATCGACACTATCGAGCATGCGAGCCTGGTCGATGACGAGGGCATCCGCCTGGCGGCAGAGCGCAAGCAGCCGGTGTGGTTCTCGATGGATATCTTCAACACCGATTACACCCAGGCCGAAGGCGCGAAGAACGGTGTGATGGAAGACAATCTGCGCAAGGACCGCGAAGTCGCGCAGATCCAGCGCGACAATTTCCGCAAGGCGCACCGCGCGGGCGTGAAGATGGTGTTCGGCAGCGATGCAGGCGTGATGCCGCATGCCACGGCGGGCGGCCAGTTCAAGGTGATGGTCGAATATGGCATGACCCCGCTGGAGGCGATCCGCGCGGCGACGATGAACGCCGCCGAGGCGCTGGGCAAATCCACTGATGTCGGGGCGATTGCGGTGGGTCGCTATGCCGATATCATCGCGGTGGATGGCGATCCGCTGGCCGATGTCCGCGAGCTGGAAAGCGTCGATGCCGTGGTGCAGGGCGGTGTCCGGATTCGCTGA
- the pip gene encoding prolyl aminopeptidase, with product MRALYPPIEPYASGMLDTGDGHQVYWERVGTPGAKPAVFLHGGPGGGCSPDHRRLFDPALYDVLLFDQRGCGRSTPHASLHANTTWHLVADIERLRDMVGAPDWLVFGGSWGSTLALSYAQTHPTRVSQLVLRGIYMCTKAELDWFYQFGVSQMFPDKWERFTALIPDEERGDMLAAYHRRLTGDDPELQVKAARAWSLFEGETVTLLPDQRLSEQHDDGHYALAFARIETHYFVNACWLEPDQLLRNAARLSGIPGAIVHGRYDMPCPAHYAWALHKALPHMDFHLIEGAGHAYSEPGILDQLITATDRYAGKA from the coding sequence GTGCGCGCGCTCTACCCGCCGATCGAACCCTATGCCAGCGGCATGCTGGATACCGGCGATGGCCATCAGGTCTATTGGGAACGGGTGGGCACGCCGGGCGCCAAGCCTGCGGTCTTCCTGCACGGTGGTCCGGGTGGCGGTTGCTCGCCCGACCACCGGCGGCTGTTCGATCCGGCGCTGTATGACGTGCTGCTGTTCGATCAGCGCGGCTGCGGACGTTCGACGCCGCACGCGTCGCTCCATGCCAACACCACCTGGCATCTGGTGGCCGATATCGAGCGGCTGCGCGATATGGTCGGCGCGCCCGACTGGCTGGTCTTCGGCGGCTCCTGGGGATCGACGCTTGCGCTGTCTTATGCCCAGACTCATCCGACCCGCGTTTCGCAGCTCGTGCTGCGCGGTATCTACATGTGCACAAAGGCAGAACTGGACTGGTTCTATCAGTTCGGCGTCTCGCAGATGTTCCCGGACAAATGGGAGCGGTTTACGGCGCTGATACCCGATGAGGAACGCGGCGACATGCTGGCGGCCTATCACCGGCGGTTGACCGGAGATGATCCGGAGCTGCAGGTCAAGGCGGCCCGGGCCTGGAGCCTGTTCGAGGGCGAAACCGTGACGCTGCTGCCTGATCAGAGGCTCAGCGAGCAGCATGACGACGGCCATTATGCGCTCGCCTTCGCGCGGATCGAGACGCATTATTTCGTCAACGCATGCTGGCTTGAGCCCGACCAGCTGCTGCGCAATGCGGCGCGGTTGAGCGGCATTCCCGGCGCCATCGTGCATGGCCGCTATGACATGCCATGTCCGGCGCATTACGCCTGGGCGTTGCACAAGGCGCTGCCGCATATGGACTTTCATCTGATCGAAGGCGCAGGCCATGCCTATTCGGAGCCCGGCATTCTGGATCAGCTGATTACCGCGACCGATCGTTATGCAGGCAAGGCCTGA
- a CDS encoding VWA domain-containing protein produces the protein MFFSFMDELRSAGISVSLKEHLLLLEALHAQVIQQSPEEFYYLSRATLVKDEGLLDRFDQVFAKVFKGLDMTFQGNDSATIPEDWLKAVAEKFLSEEEMEKIKSLGSWEEIMETLKKRLEEQEERHQGGNKWIGTGGTSPFGNSGFNPEGVRIGGESKHKRAIKVWEKREYQNLDSTRQLGTRNIKVALRRLRRFAREGSADELDIDGTIDGTARQGWLDIRMRPERHNAVKLLLFLDVGGSMDPFIKLCEELFSAATTEFKNLEFFYFHNCLYEGVWKDNRRRFTERTNTWDILHKYGHDYKVIFVGDASMSPYEISHPGGSVEHFNDEAGAVWMQRVTNTYPAAAWLNPVPENQWGYSQSVRMIKDLMKDRMYPLTLEGLDDAMRELVRKHGN, from the coding sequence ATGTTCTTTTCATTCATGGACGAATTGCGCAGCGCCGGAATTTCGGTGTCGCTCAAGGAACATCTGCTGCTGCTCGAGGCGCTGCATGCCCAAGTGATCCAACAGAGCCCCGAGGAATTCTATTATCTCTCGCGCGCCACGCTGGTGAAGGATGAGGGGCTGCTCGACCGGTTCGACCAGGTGTTCGCCAAGGTGTTCAAGGGTCTCGACATGACCTTTCAGGGCAATGATTCGGCGACCATTCCCGAAGACTGGCTGAAGGCCGTGGCCGAGAAGTTCCTGTCCGAAGAGGAGATGGAAAAGATCAAGTCGCTGGGTTCATGGGAAGAGATCATGGAGACGCTGAAGAAGCGGCTCGAGGAGCAGGAAGAGCGCCATCAGGGCGGCAACAAATGGATCGGCACCGGCGGTACCAGCCCGTTCGGCAATTCCGGCTTCAACCCCGAAGGCGTCCGCATCGGCGGCGAGAGCAAGCACAAGCGTGCCATCAAGGTATGGGAAAAGCGCGAGTACCAGAATCTCGATTCGACCCGGCAGCTGGGCACGCGCAACATCAAGGTCGCGCTGCGCCGGCTGCGCCGCTTCGCCCGCGAAGGATCAGCCGACGAGCTCGATATCGATGGCACGATCGATGGCACCGCGCGGCAGGGCTGGCTGGATATCCGCATGCGGCCCGAGCGGCACAATGCGGTCAAGCTGCTGCTGTTCCTGGATGTCGGCGGATCGATGGACCCGTTCATCAAGCTGTGCGAGGAGCTGTTCTCCGCCGCGACGACCGAGTTCAAGAATCTCGAATTCTTCTATTTCCACAACTGCCTGTACGAAGGCGTGTGGAAGGACAATCGCCGCCGCTTCACCGAGCGGACCAACACCTGGGATATCCTGCACAAATATGGCCATGACTATAAGGTCATCTTCGTCGGCGATGCCTCGATGAGTCCCTATGAAATCAGCCATCCGGGTGGCTCTGTCGAGCATTTCAACGATGAGGCCGGCGCGGTCTGGATGCAGCGCGTCACCAACACCTATCCGGCAGCGGCCTGGCTCAATCCGGTGCCCGAAAACCAGTGGGGCTATTCGCAGTCGGTGCGGATGATCAAGGACCTGATGAAGGACCGGATGTACCCGCTGACGCTCGAAGGGCTCGACGATGCCATGCGCGAACTGGTGCGCAAGCACGGGAACTGA
- a CDS encoding methyl-accepting chemotaxis protein, whose amino-acid sequence MEQHRIIPPDSDAVQQMAESCGESVIGASRVGGIVSAVRGRMALLGEKRSYLEQIARNLSQEQEQVVIATASAQRMSQEAYRNLAESSETMQVSALELHDLISLIQGLGEDVKRFSHAMDDVILASRTIDAIARSTNMLALNAAIEAERAGAAGATFAVVAAEVKKLAQDTRQVTDRIAGTMNSLSTEAGHFMAQVEKGVDQSRSAQRHLETIDAAVRQAGDMMREVASKADAIADSSNGVRSDTGELCDNLFVFMEDVAGCSNQLEDALGQTNALEGLSNVVFNQLLHTGLSHRDNPFVELAVSTCDEIKGVIEAAIDSGQLAEIDVFDRDYRPRGEPGLDRFDIRFNDFADARIRPILDRFWGQDNHTYGAVISNEDGYLPTHISERSHTPTGDLQHDAAHCRNRRIVLDHTTRGAIAHKHDRYYAAVYRFEPTASDGCILRNIFVPLWIKGRYWGNFELAFIR is encoded by the coding sequence ATGGAGCAGCATCGCATTATCCCGCCAGACAGCGATGCCGTCCAGCAGATGGCGGAAAGCTGTGGCGAGTCGGTCATCGGCGCTTCGCGGGTCGGCGGTATCGTCAGCGCCGTGCGCGGTCGCATGGCTTTGCTCGGCGAAAAGCGCTCCTATCTCGAACAGATCGCGCGCAATCTCTCGCAAGAGCAGGAACAGGTCGTCATCGCGACCGCTAGCGCCCAGCGGATGAGCCAGGAGGCCTATCGCAACCTCGCCGAAAGTTCGGAAACCATGCAGGTTTCCGCGCTGGAACTGCACGACCTGATCTCGCTGATCCAGGGACTGGGCGAGGATGTGAAGCGCTTTTCCCATGCGATGGACGATGTGATCCTGGCCAGTCGCACCATCGATGCCATCGCACGCTCTACCAACATGCTCGCGCTCAATGCGGCCATCGAGGCGGAACGGGCAGGGGCAGCGGGGGCAACCTTCGCGGTGGTCGCTGCAGAGGTCAAGAAACTGGCGCAGGATACCCGCCAGGTGACCGACCGGATTGCCGGCACGATGAATTCGCTGAGCACCGAGGCCGGGCATTTCATGGCACAGGTGGAAAAGGGCGTCGATCAGAGCCGCAGCGCGCAGCGGCACCTCGAAACCATCGACGCGGCTGTCCGCCAGGCAGGCGACATGATGCGCGAGGTCGCCAGCAAGGCCGATGCCATCGCCGATTCCAGCAACGGGGTACGATCGGATACCGGCGAACTGTGCGACAATCTGTTCGTGTTCATGGAGGATGTCGCCGGCTGCAGCAACCAGCTGGAGGACGCACTCGGCCAGACCAATGCGCTGGAGGGGCTGTCCAATGTCGTCTTCAACCAGCTGCTGCACACCGGCCTATCGCACCGCGACAATCCGTTCGTCGAACTCGCTGTTTCCACATGCGACGAGATCAAGGGTGTGATCGAAGCGGCGATCGATTCCGGGCAGCTGGCCGAGATCGACGTGTTTGATCGCGACTACCGCCCGCGCGGCGAGCCTGGGCTCGACCGGTTCGACATCCGCTTCAACGATTTTGCCGATGCCCGCATCCGCCCGATTCTCGACCGCTTCTGGGGCCAGGACAATCATACCTATGGCGCGGTGATCTCGAACGAGGACGGCTATCTGCCAACGCATATTTCCGAACGCTCGCACACCCCCACCGGGGACTTGCAGCACGATGCGGCGCATTGCCGCAACCGCAGGATCGTGCTGGACCATACCACCAGAGGCGCCATCGCGCACAAGCATGACCGCTATTATGCGGCGGTCTACCGCTTTGAACCGACCGCCAGCGACGGCTGCATATTGCGCAACATCTTCGTGCCGTTGTGGATCAAGGGCCGCTATTGGGGCAATTTCGAGCTGGCCTTTATCCGCTAG
- a CDS encoding MoxR family ATPase, translating to MRFEGTSDYVATDDLKVAVNAAVTLRRPLLVKGEPGTGKTVLAHQIAAAANAPLIEWNIKSTTKAQQGLYEYDAVARLRDGQLGDERVHDIGNYIKKGKLWEAFTAPQLPVLLIDEIDKADIEFPNDLLQELDRMEFYVYETKELVKAQERPIVVITSNNEKELPDAFLRRCFFHYIKFPDRETMQAIIDVHFPGIQKILVQKALEIFYDVREVPGLKKKPSTSELLDWLKLLLHEDMPLEVLQSRDPSKAIPPLHGALLKNEQDVMLFERLAFMARRNS from the coding sequence ATGCGTTTTGAAGGCACCAGCGATTATGTGGCAACCGACGACCTGAAGGTGGCGGTGAACGCTGCGGTGACATTGCGCCGCCCGCTTCTGGTCAAGGGCGAGCCCGGCACCGGCAAGACCGTGCTGGCGCATCAGATCGCTGCGGCCGCCAATGCCCCGCTGATTGAATGGAACATCAAGTCGACCACCAAGGCGCAGCAGGGCCTCTACGAATACGATGCGGTCGCACGTTTGCGCGATGGCCAGCTTGGCGACGAGCGCGTCCATGACATCGGCAATTACATCAAGAAGGGCAAGCTGTGGGAGGCGTTCACCGCGCCGCAGCTTCCCGTGCTGCTGATCGACGAGATCGACAAGGCCGATATCGAGTTCCCCAACGATCTGCTGCAAGAGCTCGATCGGATGGAATTCTATGTCTACGAGACCAAGGAGCTCGTGAAGGCGCAGGAGCGCCCGATCGTGGTGATCACCTCGAACAACGAGAAGGAACTGCCCGACGCGTTCCTGCGCCGCTGCTTCTTCCATTATATCAAGTTTCCCGATCGCGAGACGATGCAGGCGATCATCGACGTGCACTTCCCCGGCATCCAGAAGATCCTGGTCCAGAAGGCGCTCGAGATTTTCTACGACGTGCGCGAGGTGCCCGGGCTCAAGAAGAAGCCCTCGACCAGCGAGCTGCTCGACTGGCTGAAGCTGCTGCTGCATGAGGACATGCCGCTGGAAGTGCTGCAATCGCGCGATCCCAGCAAGGCCATCCCGCCGCTGCACGGCGCGCTGCTCAAGAACGAGCAGGACGTGATGCTGTTCGAACGGCTGGCCTTCATGGCGCGCCGCAACAGCTGA
- the aroB gene encoding 3-dehydroquinate synthase, which produces MARLNIALGQRSYDILVEAGALGQVAEHVAPWTRRGRTLWVSDSHVAQHHWPKVEAQLATAGVEAHLHVVPAGEASKRWAELARLIDWLLAMGVERSDTIFALGGGMIGDLTGFAASIVKRGCEFVQIPTTLLAQVDSSVGGKTAINTAAGKNLVGTFYQPKFVLIDPQVLATLPAREMRAGYAEVVKYGLIDDAPFFDWCEANGGQVLKQEPAALEHAIVTSVAAKARIVGEDERETKDKRALLNLGHTFGHALEADTGFGERLLHGEAVGVGMVLALRYSARRGLCDAADAQRVARHLGACAMPTSLSAAGVTAGGAELVDHMRHDKKMTGGTLPFLLLHAIGQTYVAHDVDLDDVARFLDEEHRRGA; this is translated from the coding sequence ATGGCACGCCTGAACATCGCGCTGGGCCAGCGCAGCTATGACATTCTTGTCGAGGCCGGCGCGCTTGGCCAGGTTGCAGAGCATGTCGCGCCCTGGACACGGCGCGGGCGGACCTTGTGGGTCAGCGATTCCCATGTCGCCCAGCACCATTGGCCGAAGGTGGAGGCGCAGCTCGCCACTGCCGGAGTCGAAGCGCATCTGCATGTGGTGCCCGCTGGTGAGGCGAGCAAGAGGTGGGCGGAGCTGGCACGGCTGATCGACTGGCTGCTCGCGATGGGCGTCGAGCGCAGCGACACCATATTCGCGCTGGGCGGCGGAATGATCGGCGACCTGACCGGCTTTGCCGCCTCGATCGTCAAGCGCGGCTGCGAGTTCGTGCAGATCCCAACCACTCTGCTGGCGCAGGTCGACAGTTCGGTGGGCGGCAAAACCGCCATCAATACCGCCGCGGGCAAGAACCTGGTCGGCACCTTCTATCAACCCAAATTCGTGCTGATCGATCCGCAGGTGCTGGCCACCCTGCCCGCGCGCGAAATGCGAGCCGGCTATGCCGAAGTCGTCAAATACGGCCTGATCGACGATGCGCCGTTTTTCGACTGGTGCGAGGCGAATGGCGGCCAGGTGCTGAAGCAGGAGCCGGCAGCGCTGGAGCACGCCATCGTCACCTCGGTCGCCGCCAAGGCGCGTATCGTCGGCGAGGACGAGCGCGAGACCAAGGACAAGCGCGCATTGCTCAACCTGGGCCACACTTTTGGTCATGCGCTGGAGGCCGATACCGGGTTTGGTGAGCGCCTGCTGCATGGCGAGGCGGTCGGCGTCGGCATGGTGCTGGCGCTGCGCTATTCTGCGCGGCGCGGCCTGTGCGATGCGGCCGATGCCCAGCGCGTGGCCCGTCATCTTGGGGCCTGTGCCATGCCGACCAGCCTCTCTGCCGCCGGCGTGACAGCGGGCGGGGCCGAGCTGGTCGATCACATGCGGCACGACAAGAAGATGACCGGCGGCACCCTGCCCTTTCTTCTGCTGCATGCCATTGGCCAGACCTATGTCGCGCATGACGTCGATCTGGACGATGTCGCTCGGTTCCTCGACGAGGAACACCGGCGCGGCGCATAA
- a CDS encoding shikimate kinase yields the protein MLQNRKSDPARLAGDIMRWLDRPLVLVGLMGVGKSTVGKRLAHDLGIGFVDADEEIEKAAHMTISEIFERFGEPYFRDGERRVISRLIDGQPRVIATGGGAFMNDETRGLILSGAVAIWLDADIRTLVERVSRRNTRPLLRNGNPAEVLTRLAEQRNPIYAQAQVHVRSKDGPHNRTVLSILEGLAQWHA from the coding sequence ATGCTGCAGAACCGAAAATCAGACCCTGCGCGGCTGGCCGGGGATATCATGCGATGGCTCGACCGGCCCCTTGTGCTGGTGGGGCTGATGGGCGTGGGCAAATCCACCGTGGGCAAACGTCTGGCGCATGATCTGGGGATTGGTTTCGTCGACGCCGACGAAGAGATCGAAAAAGCCGCGCACATGACGATCTCCGAGATATTCGAACGTTTTGGCGAACCCTATTTCCGCGATGGAGAGCGCCGCGTCATCTCGCGCCTGATCGATGGCCAGCCCCGCGTCATCGCCACCGGCGGCGGCGCGTTCATGAACGACGAGACACGCGGGCTCATCCTGTCAGGCGCGGTGGCGATCTGGCTGGATGCCGATATCCGCACGCTGGTCGAACGGGTCAGTCGCCGCAATACCCGGCCATTGCTGCGCAACGGCAATCCGGCAGAGGTGCTGACCCGGCTCGCCGAGCAGCGCAACCCCATCTATGCCCAAGCGCAGGTCCATGTGCGCAGCAAGGATGGTCCCCATAACCGCACCGTATTGTCAATATTGGAAGGACTGGCCCAATGGCACGCCTGA